The proteins below are encoded in one region of Arthrobacter sp. CJ23:
- a CDS encoding LacI family DNA-binding transcriptional regulator, whose amino-acid sequence MVHNTRKAASLMDVARLAGVSRSTAARVLGGYGSVNGELASMVEAAAETLGYRGNALARSVSSGRSNTIGVVVSDIENPFFARAVQGMTAAAKRGGYDVILASTAENAEAERDAVQVFLDKRVDGLIIAASSRTNTSHLLDVVKMGRPLVLLDRRPDGVDADWVGTDSYDEARHMVRHLVEHGHRSIAFIAGTTKTPDQLEAGHPLPISTIADRVRAIRETAREAGIAYEFLPGAMTPAEAQSVVREMLSRAEPPTALIASYNRLALPAFQAIRAAGLRIPEDMSFVSMDDAEWMTVSSPGVTAMALPAYELGERAAEILIARANGAGPESTSHLLPSVFMDRESVARLNAPVGSSKA is encoded by the coding sequence ATGGTCCACAACACACGCAAAGCCGCCAGCCTCATGGATGTGGCCCGACTCGCCGGCGTTTCACGCTCGACGGCGGCGCGTGTGCTGGGCGGCTACGGCTCGGTCAACGGCGAGCTCGCCAGCATGGTCGAGGCCGCCGCCGAAACGCTCGGCTACCGCGGGAACGCCCTGGCCCGGAGCGTGAGTTCGGGACGCTCCAACACCATCGGCGTGGTGGTCAGCGACATTGAGAACCCCTTCTTCGCCCGCGCTGTCCAGGGCATGACGGCTGCGGCCAAGCGCGGCGGCTACGACGTCATCCTGGCCAGCACAGCCGAAAACGCGGAAGCGGAACGGGACGCCGTCCAGGTCTTCCTGGACAAGCGCGTGGACGGCCTGATCATCGCCGCCTCCTCCCGGACCAACACCTCGCACCTGCTGGACGTGGTGAAGATGGGCCGCCCGCTGGTGCTCCTGGACCGCCGCCCCGACGGCGTGGACGCAGACTGGGTGGGGACGGACAGCTACGACGAAGCCCGCCACATGGTGCGCCACCTGGTCGAGCACGGCCATCGCAGCATCGCCTTCATTGCCGGCACCACCAAGACCCCCGATCAACTGGAGGCGGGCCATCCCCTGCCGATCTCCACCATCGCGGACAGGGTGCGTGCCATCCGCGAGACCGCCAGGGAAGCCGGCATCGCCTACGAGTTCCTGCCGGGCGCCATGACTCCGGCCGAGGCGCAGTCCGTGGTTCGAGAAATGCTCAGCCGCGCCGAGCCGCCCACGGCGCTCATCGCCTCCTACAACCGGCTTGCCCTCCCCGCTTTCCAGGCGATCCGGGCCGCCGGGCTGCGCATTCCGGAGGACATGTCCTTCGTGAGCATGGACGACGCCGAGTGGATGACCGTCAGCTCGCCGGGCGTCACCGCCATGGCGCTGCCAGCCTACGAACTCGGTGAACGGGCCGCCGAGATCCTGATCGCCCGGGCCAACGGCGCCGGGCCGGAAAGCACCTCACACCTGCTGCCCTCGGTCTTCATGGACCGGGAATCGGTGGCCAGGCTCAACGCCCCGGTAGGGAGCAGCAAGGCCTGA
- a CDS encoding tyrosine-protein phosphatase yields MTVLNLRSLAGGRILRGSQPFGLDAVSAAGFLAAHGIQTVMDLRSEYERAMVPWPIPNGMPDGGSDAGRAAAVELVENPFDPHTATGGLQSIETPQDLGELYLGWVRARPDWVADALRPVAQGRRTLIHCSLGKDRTGVVSALALLLAGEHPDAVVADYTATAANLPEMLHVMADTWRLHVPSTPSQYFSPDLMILQAPEAAMRHFLAGFAREFGSPAAYLRDAGLSAVELDILSGKAH; encoded by the coding sequence ATGACCGTGCTGAACCTGCGGTCCCTTGCCGGCGGCCGGATCCTCAGAGGAAGCCAGCCGTTCGGCCTGGATGCCGTGTCCGCCGCCGGGTTCCTGGCGGCGCACGGCATCCAGACCGTCATGGACCTGCGCAGCGAGTATGAGCGCGCCATGGTTCCGTGGCCGATTCCCAACGGCATGCCCGACGGCGGGAGTGACGCCGGGCGGGCCGCCGCCGTCGAGCTCGTCGAAAACCCCTTTGATCCGCACACCGCCACCGGCGGTCTGCAGTCGATCGAGACCCCGCAGGACCTCGGCGAGCTGTACCTGGGCTGGGTGCGTGCGCGGCCGGATTGGGTGGCGGATGCGCTGCGGCCCGTGGCCCAGGGACGGCGGACGCTCATCCACTGTTCGCTGGGCAAGGATCGCACGGGCGTGGTCTCCGCGCTTGCCCTGCTCCTGGCTGGCGAGCATCCTGACGCCGTAGTTGCCGACTACACCGCCACCGCGGCCAACTTGCCGGAGATGCTGCACGTCATGGCCGACACCTGGCGCCTGCACGTCCCGTCCACGCCTTCGCAGTACTTCAGCCCGGACCTCATGATCCTGCAGGCACCGGAGGCCGCCATGCGGCATTTCCTGGCCGGCTTCGCGCGCGAATTCGGCAGCCCGGCCGCTTATTTGCGCGACGCGGGGCTGTCCGCCGTCGAACTCGATATCCTCAGCGGCAAGGCCCACTAA